A single genomic interval of Agarivorans aestuarii harbors:
- the fre gene encoding NAD(P)H-flavin reductase — translation MKRISCKVASVSPILDDIFNVELQPQESQSFVAGQYLQIVMAEDDKRPFSLASSPEQSEVLELHIGAPEGNPYARQVIDKLKKSGEIEVEMPFGNAGFDETSQRPILIMVGGTGFSYAKSIIEHIVDTEQDREIYLYWGGRNLGGLYLHELAYQWEELDQVKFVPVLEQAMPQWTGKKGLVHEAVLEDFADMSALEVYIAGRFEMADVARTAFIKQGLPIEQLHGDAYEFI, via the coding sequence ATGAAGCGCATTAGTTGCAAGGTTGCATCGGTCTCGCCGATTTTAGATGATATTTTTAATGTTGAATTACAGCCACAAGAGAGCCAGAGCTTTGTGGCTGGCCAGTATCTACAAATTGTTATGGCAGAAGACGATAAACGACCGTTTTCATTAGCCAGTTCACCCGAGCAAAGTGAAGTATTGGAACTGCATATTGGTGCGCCAGAAGGTAACCCTTATGCCCGACAAGTCATCGATAAATTGAAGAAAAGTGGTGAGATTGAAGTTGAAATGCCCTTTGGTAATGCCGGCTTTGATGAAACTAGCCAGCGACCTATTTTGATAATGGTAGGCGGTACCGGCTTTTCTTATGCTAAATCGATCATCGAACATATTGTTGATACTGAGCAAGATCGCGAGATTTATTTGTATTGGGGCGGTCGTAACTTAGGTGGTTTGTATTTGCATGAGTTAGCTTACCAATGGGAAGAATTAGATCAGGTTAAATTTGTGCCAGTGCTTGAGCAAGCTATGCCGCAGTGGACTGGTAAAAAAGGTCTGGTGCACGAAGCTGTGCTTGAAGACTTTGCCGATATGAGCGCCCTAGAGGTGTACATTGCTGGCCGTTTTGAAATGGCCGATGTCGCGCGTACTGCTTTTATTAAGCAAGGGCTACCGATAGAGCAATTACATGGCGATGCTTACGAATTTATCTAA
- the ubiD gene encoding 4-hydroxy-3-polyprenylbenzoate decarboxylase encodes MKYKDLRDFIDLLEQRGELKRISVEVSTELEMTEICDRTLKAGGPALLFENVKGHSMPVLGNLFGTPERVALGMGQESVSALREVGTWLSYLKEPEPPKGLKELWEKLPIFKQVLNMPTKKLRSAPCQEIVWSGDEVDLDKLPIQHCWPGDVAPLVTWGLTITRGPYKKRQNLGIYRQQKLAKNKLIMRWLSHRGGAIDFREFQELNPGKPYPVSVALGADPATILGAVTPVPDTLSEYAFAGLLRGGRTETVQCISNDLEVPASAELVLEGYLEPNETAPEGPYGDHTGYYNEVDEFPVFTITHITMRKDPIYHSTYTGRPPDEPAVLGVALNEVFVPILQKQFPEIVDFYLPPEGCSYRMAVVTIKKQYPGHAKRVMLGVWSFLRQFMYTKFVIVCDDDINARSWQDVIWAITTRMDPSRDTTLIDHTPIDYLDFASPVSGLGSKMGMDATNKWPGETNREWGEVIEMAPEVKQRVDSIWAQLGID; translated from the coding sequence ATGAAATATAAAGACTTGAGAGATTTCATTGATTTGCTAGAGCAGCGTGGTGAGCTTAAGCGAATCAGTGTAGAAGTATCTACCGAACTGGAAATGACCGAAATATGTGACCGCACCTTAAAGGCTGGCGGGCCGGCATTGCTGTTTGAGAACGTTAAAGGCCATTCTATGCCAGTGCTAGGTAACTTATTTGGTACGCCAGAGCGCGTTGCGCTGGGCATGGGTCAGGAGTCGGTATCAGCCTTGCGCGAAGTAGGCACTTGGCTGTCTTACCTTAAAGAACCAGAGCCGCCCAAGGGTTTAAAAGAGCTTTGGGAAAAGCTGCCAATATTTAAGCAAGTACTTAATATGCCAACTAAAAAACTGCGCTCAGCTCCTTGCCAAGAAATTGTATGGAGTGGTGATGAGGTTGATTTAGATAAACTACCTATTCAGCATTGCTGGCCTGGCGATGTAGCGCCTTTGGTTACATGGGGACTGACTATTACCCGTGGCCCCTATAAAAAGCGCCAAAACCTAGGTATTTATCGCCAGCAAAAACTAGCTAAAAACAAACTGATTATGCGCTGGTTATCGCATCGCGGTGGCGCGATAGACTTTCGTGAATTCCAAGAGCTTAATCCTGGCAAACCTTATCCTGTGTCAGTGGCCTTGGGCGCAGATCCCGCGACCATTTTGGGTGCGGTAACACCGGTACCGGATACCTTATCCGAATATGCTTTTGCCGGCCTGCTGCGAGGCGGTAGAACCGAAACGGTTCAATGTATAAGTAATGACTTAGAAGTGCCGGCCAGTGCTGAATTAGTTTTAGAAGGGTATTTAGAGCCCAATGAAACGGCGCCAGAAGGGCCTTATGGTGACCACACCGGTTATTACAACGAAGTGGACGAGTTTCCAGTATTCACCATCACGCATATCACGATGCGTAAAGATCCCATTTACCACAGCACCTACACTGGTCGTCCACCCGATGAACCCGCTGTATTGGGCGTTGCCTTAAACGAGGTCTTTGTACCTATTCTACAAAAGCAGTTTCCAGAAATTGTGGATTTTTACTTGCCGCCAGAAGGGTGCTCTTACCGAATGGCCGTGGTTACGATTAAAAAGCAATATCCTGGTCATGCAAAACGGGTGATGTTGGGTGTGTGGTCGTTCTTACGACAGTTTATGTATACCAAGTTTGTCATCGTTTGTGATGATGATATCAACGCGCGCTCTTGGCAGGATGTAATATGGGCCATTACTACGCGAATGGATCCATCGCGCGATACCACCTTAATCGACCATACGCCTATCGATTACTTGGATTTTGCTTCACCAGTCTCTGGTTTAGGTTCCAAAATGGGAATGGATGCGACTAATAAATGGCCCGGTGAAACTAATCGAGAGTGGGGCGAAGTGATTGAAATGGCTCCCGAAGTGAAACAGCGTGTCGATAGTATTTGGGCGCAATTAGGCATAGACTAA
- a CDS encoding uroporphyrinogen-III C-methyltransferase has product MTKNKQSDSQTKATDISDSSSAKEQPTSSAAAAPPPSNTPSAPAKGDKLAKILAIVAIILSLSIAVGLYWHGHQFREHADTQLQLLKTTLQAKEQNLISAQTSSNNQISELSQSVAGQNQAMAALQAQLELTEQNRKTIERQLALLNIKDANHWRLNEANYLLQLAAYKLWLEQDPVTAIALLTEADNSINNADDPHLLPLRRAINVDVQLLKSIPLVDKEGIAFRLEGILQQAESLQLAEIELPEVVAAKDNQLSADSADWQDNLAKSWRKFSENFITVRRRDGQVEALIEPQHAWYLKENLKLQLQQAEQALFRSQGELFKAKLQRAEQWVSEFFIQNSQAQAMIEDLKQLQQLEIVDKLPEQLSSLGAAEQAIKERQQRLLPSLEGAE; this is encoded by the coding sequence ATGACCAAAAATAAACAATCAGATAGTCAAACAAAGGCTACCGACATTAGCGATTCTAGCAGTGCTAAAGAACAACCAACCAGCAGCGCTGCCGCTGCGCCTCCCCCTAGCAACACACCATCAGCTCCTGCCAAAGGCGACAAACTAGCAAAAATATTGGCCATTGTTGCCATTATTCTCAGCCTATCTATTGCTGTAGGTTTATATTGGCATGGACACCAATTTAGGGAGCACGCAGATACTCAACTACAACTTTTAAAAACCACGTTACAAGCTAAAGAACAAAACCTAATTAGCGCGCAAACTAGCAGCAATAATCAAATCAGTGAATTATCGCAAAGTGTTGCAGGGCAAAATCAAGCCATGGCCGCTTTGCAAGCTCAGCTAGAACTCACCGAGCAAAACCGCAAAACCATTGAGCGACAGCTAGCATTACTAAATATTAAAGACGCCAATCACTGGCGCTTAAACGAAGCCAACTACTTACTGCAATTAGCTGCTTACAAATTGTGGCTAGAGCAAGATCCAGTTACCGCCATCGCCCTACTCACCGAGGCGGACAACAGCATTAACAACGCCGATGACCCACATTTATTGCCACTACGCCGCGCCATTAATGTCGACGTACAGCTACTTAAAAGCATCCCTCTGGTCGACAAGGAAGGCATCGCCTTTCGTTTAGAAGGTATTTTACAGCAAGCAGAAAGCCTACAACTGGCCGAGATAGAACTGCCCGAAGTGGTTGCCGCCAAAGACAATCAACTCAGCGCAGATAGCGCCGATTGGCAAGACAATCTAGCCAAAAGCTGGCGTAAGTTTAGCGAAAACTTTATTACTGTGCGCCGCCGCGATGGTCAAGTAGAGGCTCTTATTGAGCCACAGCATGCTTGGTACTTAAAAGAAAACCTGAAACTACAATTACAACAAGCCGAGCAGGCATTGTTCCGCTCGCAAGGCGAACTATTTAAAGCCAAATTACAACGCGCCGAACAATGGGTGAGTGAATTTTTCATTCAAAACTCCCAAGCTCAAGCGATGATTGAAGACTTAAAGCAGCTACAACAACTAGAAATTGTCGATAAACTGCCTGAACAACTAAGCAGCCTAGGCGCCGCCGAACAAGCGATTAAAGAGCGCCAACAACGCTTATTGCCTTCCTTAGAAGGAGCTGAGTAA
- a CDS encoding 2Fe-2S iron-sulfur cluster-binding protein produces the protein MASYFRVRLAQKEFSVEHKQTVLEAALAQGIDWPHRCRQGGCCSCLARCTSGEIIYLGMAPMLSEAEQAKGWFLACLASAKSDLNISLEG, from the coding sequence ATGGCCAGCTATTTTCGAGTAAGGCTTGCACAGAAAGAGTTTAGTGTAGAGCACAAGCAAACAGTGCTTGAAGCAGCCTTAGCACAGGGCATCGATTGGCCACATCGTTGTCGCCAAGGTGGCTGTTGCAGTTGTTTGGCCCGGTGTACATCCGGCGAGATTATTTACCTTGGAATGGCGCCAATGCTAAGTGAAGCAGAACAAGCCAAAGGCTGGTTCTTAGCTTGCCTAGCCAGTGCAAAATCAGATTTGAATATAAGTTTAGAAGGGTGA
- a CDS encoding heme biosynthesis HemY N-terminal domain-containing protein, whose product MVKIIILLVCIALGLALGPQLAGNKGYVLIAFDNYTIEMSVTSAIFLSFICFCVLLLSLWLARWLWLSFSRSGAWWGHRRKQKANTHTQQGMLAMMRGDYQNAEKLVSKAANLSDAPALNYLTAAEAAQEQGQDKKRDKYLEQATRITNNDAAVLVTQARLQLKQQNYSAALSSIEQLPHENLKQDAVKRMLLTILPELGLWQRYIDLLPLALKVGLIDNAHYQVELSSAYKNLFLELANSQGSDAVAKHWNGMPRKQKKQMTIAAAACRALISSGDNAAAYQLLGDLINRHLDSELLDVAAELHLNDPHPLLQQLSSLRRKHPENAVLMRLIGQLHLQQQQWPEAKELFEQSMKLAPSAECYQGLAEVHRQLDEPEQAIHYYRQALAI is encoded by the coding sequence ATGGTCAAGATTATTATTCTTCTAGTGTGCATCGCGCTGGGTCTGGCGCTAGGCCCGCAGCTTGCTGGTAACAAAGGCTATGTGCTGATTGCTTTTGATAACTACACCATCGAAATGTCGGTAACCAGCGCAATATTCCTAAGCTTTATTTGCTTTTGTGTCTTGTTGCTCAGCCTATGGTTAGCCCGCTGGTTATGGTTAAGTTTCTCACGCAGTGGCGCTTGGTGGGGCCACCGCCGTAAGCAAAAGGCCAATACCCATACTCAACAAGGTATGTTGGCGATGATGCGAGGCGACTATCAAAACGCGGAGAAATTAGTTAGTAAAGCCGCCAATTTAAGTGATGCGCCAGCGCTTAACTATTTAACCGCTGCCGAAGCAGCTCAAGAGCAAGGCCAAGATAAAAAGCGCGATAAGTACTTAGAGCAAGCCACTCGTATTACCAATAACGATGCGGCGGTATTGGTTACTCAGGCTCGTTTGCAACTCAAGCAACAAAACTACAGCGCCGCGTTAAGCAGTATTGAACAACTGCCACACGAGAACCTCAAGCAAGATGCAGTAAAGCGCATGCTGCTTACTATTCTACCTGAGCTTGGCCTTTGGCAGCGTTATATCGATTTACTACCGTTAGCGCTAAAAGTTGGTTTAATCGACAATGCTCATTATCAAGTTGAGTTATCTAGTGCCTACAAAAACCTATTTTTGGAATTGGCCAATAGCCAAGGCTCGGATGCGGTAGCTAAACACTGGAATGGCATGCCGCGTAAGCAAAAGAAACAAATGACTATTGCTGCGGCGGCTTGCCGCGCGCTAATCAGCTCTGGCGACAATGCAGCAGCGTATCAGCTGCTCGGCGACCTTATAAATCGCCATCTTGATAGCGAATTACTCGACGTGGCAGCAGAGCTGCATTTAAACGATCCTCATCCATTATTGCAGCAGCTTTCTAGCTTGCGCCGCAAGCACCCAGAAAATGCAGTATTAATGCGCTTAATTGGCCAGTTACATTTGCAACAGCAACAATGGCCCGAAGCCAAAGAGTTATTTGAGCAAAGCATGAAGCTGGCCCCAAGTGCCGAGTGCTATCAAGGTTTGGCCGAAGTTCACCGCCAACTCGATGAACCCGAGCAGGCGATTCATTACTATCGCCAAGCGCTAGCTATTTAG